The stretch of DNA TTTTCCTCCCAGAACCACGAGTGCTGTGTCAGCGCAATCGCTGCCTGGCCCACCAACGCCACTATCAAGCGCAGCCTCTCCGCAAGCAGCGCCAGCTGCCTACAACCCCGCGGCACCAGCAGCGCCAGAGCCCGTCACTTATCGTGAGAAGACCCCACCACCGCCCGATGGAAGCACGGGTACTGGTCTTCAGGCGGCGGCAAAGTACGATAACGTGCCTCCGCAGCTACAGCATGCATCGACACCTGGTCACTACCAATCTTCGGCGCAGACTACCCCCCAAGCCGCATACTTCAGTGGCCCTCCGCAACAACCGCAAACGAGTTTCCCTGGTCCTCCGTCAGGAGCTCCGACGCCAGAAGCACGGACACATTCCGGCAGcatgcctcctccacctacTCAATCccctccagcagcaacaagggCGCCCTCTTTCGGACCCATGGCCGCAAGCACAATAggtccagcttctccaccGCCTAACCAGACCTCATTCCGCCAATCTTCATTCGGCGCTCCTCAGCAAGCCACGTATAACCCACAAACGCAGTACGCAAACTATCCAGCTTCGCCTGGTTTCGGACAACAGCCTCCCACGCCATCTGCGCCACCTGCGTATGCTGGCCACACTCCTCTACAATCCCCTGGTGTTTCTTCCCATCAACAGGTGCCAGTCGGCGGATACAGCAACTATTCTTATGCATCATCGCAGCAGCCTGCAAGTGGGCAAGTCAATCAGCATGGTGCCTATGTCGGCGATCTGCACTCGCAAGCATATCGGCCCACGGAAGTAGAGCAGGCCACGTCTTTTGCGGAAGGCAATAAGATCAGGAGGTCGCAAACCAGCCAGGACGGAAGTACGCCTGCGAAGAACAGTAAGCTGCAGGACGGAGTCGGTAAGATGGAGGGCAAGGTCGGCAAGTTTTTCAGCAAGCTCGACAAGCTATACTAATCACATAATGATCGAATGATACCCTCTGTCTCACTTGGGCAATCAGGTTCAAATCTTCCGCGCACATTTGGCCAAGCATTGCGACAGAAAGCTTCAGTCTGTCTTCTTCTTTGACCCTCTGTCGCCATTCGCAGCCGAGATAGCACGACGCCAGTTGGTCCACAAGAGGGTGAAGTTCGTCTTGGGCTCGGCTGCTTCGTGGAACTTGCTATCTTCCGGCCCGAGTCCATCTTGAGGTGTGCATGTACCAGACGGTGTCCGCGAAATGCTGCAAGATCCGTTTCCGGACAGTATGCCTTGCAGAACTGCTGTAAGTCATATTCGTGTTCTGCCATGACGATGATCTTCTAATAGGGGTGTGTGCAGCAAATCTACCGACAGGCAGCTATGCCAGCTGTAGTATCAAATCCGGGCGAACAGCAACCTACTCGGATCACGAGTCTTTGACGACAGATTACCGAGGTGAAGTGCTCGAGCATCGAGACCATCCTTGCGTAGTGCTGAGCCCGAATGCAGCCCATGCCAATTCGTGCCCAATGGAGATTCAGATCTGGCAGTCTACAGAGAAATCTCGACGACCCTAGTCGCGCCAAAATGTCGGCATCTACCTCCATCGCGGATCATCATTCGGATTTGCTGTAAGCGATGAAGAAGTATCAGAATCTGACTGACTGGCCACGTTCACAGCTGATTACTGTGACCGCTGTTCACCACCTCGCTACAGCATAGTACGCGTAGTTTAGGCACAGTGTCATGTGATTGTATAGCTAGCCGAGTGCTTAGCCTCTGACGGACACGAGTTCTTAGACAACCCCGTACGCTACCCTCATCTTCATGCAAACTCCTACCGGATTGTGTCTTTGAGATCAAGTGTTGCTGGAAAGATACAAGATGCTGTTCCGTTGCTTCGCAGCATTTGCCGCCGCGGCGAAAATTGCTTCCGCGCAACAGGCATGCACGAATTGCACAAACGAATCCCCGGAACCCATCGAACTTGTGCCAGCACCGTGGACTCTCAAAGGAGATATGTACGGCTCTTTTCTGCTTCCGGGTGCTGGTGTGCCTCTCTTTGCGAACAGCGACAGTCTGCCAAAGAAAGCTTTCCCTCCGCTCGAACGCCAATATCCTGAGGCCATAGCAGGCGAGTACACCGGAAGGCTTGGTATGCTCCAGGTCTTACGCTACACTGAGACTCCAGTCGGACCCTACGATGAGCTGCTTATCATCCCGGGCTTCTTCGGATTCGAGGACAATGGAAAGCGTCAAGAGATGACCCGCGTAAGCCGCATCTATGTCAGTCAAAAGTACACCGCATGGAATGGACGCAAGAGTGAGTATCTTCCCCTGTTCATGAGTACCACAAAAGATCTATGCTCTAACTCTCCACCAGACTGGAACATCCCCAAACACCTCGCCCGCTTCGACTGGACCTACAGCGACGACGGCTCCGCCACAGTAAAAGTCTACCCCTTCGACACAACCGGCGATCCCACCGAATCCAGCCCCTCAGAAAAACCCTTCTTCCAAATgaccttctctcctctcctcccccAAAACCTCCTCAGCAACACCCTCACCTCCCTCCTCCCGGGCCTGGGCCTCAACAAAGGCCTAAACCTCAACCCTACAATCCCTTTCACAACAGACCTCTACGCCTTACTCGGAATTAATGCGACATTATACCAACCTCCTGTCCCTGCCGCGAATGATTCTTTCGGCGCTATTACGGATGAAGGACCGAATTGGAAGGCTGTTGTGCCCGGGCAGTATTCGACGAATTCGACGTTGGGATTGGTAAATATGGATCAGACGGGTGGGGATGGAGAGGAGACGGGAGTGAATGCTGTGGGGGATGAGTTTTTTCCTAATTTTTGGCCGGGATTGCCGAAGCAGAATGTTGGGATTCGGTTGAGGGATGCGACGATTACGTTTGGTGAGGGGATCGAGTTGCCGAATATTGTGGTCTAATGGAATGCGAGTGGAGCATCTCTGAATCATCTTGGAGGAATCTTCTCGATTTTCTTCTGTATGGAATGGCCGCGCATTATTTGGAATATGTCAAAAAAGCAGAGTCGATTGAATGTGTATAATCTGCTGTGCGAGCTCATGCGCTTGATCTTAGACGCACGACCGCTGCATTGTACTATATGTTCGAATCAGCCAGACTGGCTAGGAGGTGAAAGGCCACATGCGCCTGACTAGAGCGCTCTTGTGTGTTGCACGCCACTCTGAGCTGGACGAAAGGAGAGCAAGAGCTCGACACATACTGAACCGTGCACGGCTGCAAATTGTAAGATAGGAAGGTActgaaaaggaagagatcaTAGCGCGCATAGCGCACAACATACTGGATATTTTGTGTAATTTTAGCAACCTTGGGATAGATATTGGTGTCGCTCTTATGGGATTGCACCTCCTATCTTCTGCTACCAAATTGTCGTGCTCTAATCCCACAGTATTCGCCCCAACACAACAACCAATGGGCCCTCTACAACCTTCTCAAAATATCGTTCAACACCTCATCAGTCTTGGCACTTCCGCCCATATCCGGACTCAGCAACTTGCCATCGGCCAAGTTACCATCCACAGCCTGATAAATCTTCGCAGCAGCCTCCTCCTCATTCAAAAACTCCAACATGAGAGCCACACTCCTCAACGTAGCAATAGGGTTCGCAATCCCCTTACCCTGAATATCAGGCGCAGAACCATGACAAGGCTCACCAATCGCGAAACCATCCCCCACATTGGCAGAAGGCACAAGACCCAAAGATCCCACAAGCGCAGCAGCGCCATCAGAAAGGATATCGCCGTAAAGGTTCGGTGCGACGATCACGTCGTAGGTAGAAGGTTCGCGGAAGAGTTTGTAGACCATGGAATCGACGATTTGCTCATCGATTGCTACGCCTGCAGAAGCGAATTTGCTCTGTTCGAGAGCTTTGCGCGCCGTGCTGCGGAAGAGGCCATCGGTTTGAGATAGTACGTTGGATTTGTGCGTGATGGTTACCATGCTCTTTTGTCCTGATGCATTACCCGTTTTGTCGCGAATGTTTTGACGACGTAGCGCGATTTCACCGGCCATGGTTGCGATTCTCGACGAGGCGTGCTCGCTGATGCGCTTGATAGCCTCGGCGACTTTGCCGTTGGGGCCATCGTATGTCTTTTCCTCTTTCACGTACAAATCCTCGGTGTTCTCGCGCACGATGACGAGGTCGATGGGATCTGGAAAAGCGGCGGTCGGCGTGACGGATTTGACGGGACGGACGTTCGCGTAGAGgtcgagcttcttgcggAGAGCGACGATGGGGGAGGAGTAGCCCTTGGTGGGCGTGGTGGGTGAGCTGACGGCACCAAACAACGCGCCATCGCACTCCTCTTTCAGCGTTTCGACTGTCTTGTCTGGGAGCGCGACGCCCGTCTGCTTGAAGGTCTCGAAGCCGGCATCGAGATCCACAAAGGAGAACTTGAGGCCGAGCGAGGTTGGGAGGGCTTCCAGCAGTCGGCGGCCAGCGGGAATGACCTCACGGCCAATGCCGTCGCCGGGAATGAGGCCTTGTGTAGACTGTTAGGACGGCATGGCTATCATGGCCAGGGAAGGTACACACCTATACGCAGAGTCCTTGCAGCAGCCATTGGAGCTATGTTATGGATGGAGAGCTCTCCAGAAATTCCTCACATCCAATGCCGACGGCTCCGACATCGGCACGTTCCTAGTAGATACAACTAAATTCACCAGAACGATTGCCAACAACTTTTTAAGAGAGGATGTGACATCACACGGAATAATCTGATTGAGTATCAGAGTCACTCGAGCGGAGGACATGATTGCATGTTCACGGCTAAGAATAAATGGCCCTACTTAATTGCTGGTGTGACCATCATCACTAGCCTGACAATTGAACCACTCCTCTGCGACGACCACCGACCCCACATTGCTCATGCGGTTATGGCGATGCCCGATATTCCTTCTTTCAGTGAAGACGTTAGTGGAGAAGTCAGAGACGTCGCCAGGTCGAAGTTGAGCTTAGGTCGGGGTGGCAACGGTTGTGGTGGAAGCGGCGTGTTGGGAGGTGCTGGAGAGGTCAGTTCTGATTGAGGCTGCTGTCCCTTGCTATGCTCTTACCAGACATGGTATtgcgctggagctggaggcgtGTCGTCGATGCTGTAGAGCAAAGGCGCTCGCCGTTTCCAGGCGATTATATACAGTGTCGACTAGACCTTCGATATCTCCTTCACGGCTGCCGATGGCGCATTCTCAACATGTCGTGCTTACCAAAGCCCCGACCGGCCCTTATGGTAGATGGTGAAAGGCGACTCTGTTTCGTCCTAGTCCCTAAATGGCATTGTCCACCACTCTTTGGGGGCATTGACTTCTTCCATCCCGCCATCATTCACGCGTGGCCATAGTGCACTCTGCACGGTGTATAAATTATAACGTTGCTCGGCGAGGTTGTTTGCCACAGATGGCAtcccttcatcatcgctcGTCAGTCATATTCTTTTCGTGTGTCGCTCTAGCTCAAGCTGGTTGTTCCTTGTCCAAATCGTGCTTGAAAAAGCAGCCGGCAGCCATCTTATGCGTGTACGCATTTGGCCACGGAGTATAGTGATGGTTCATTCGCTCTGCAAGCTTTCGTCAGGCCCGTGACACCGCCTTGCTCATGGTTGATATAAAGCGGAGGTCATCATGTACTCCGAATCTGTAGCCATCGTCTGTCAGAACGGCGTCCAATGCGGAGAGGCGCTCGCGTAAGATTCGGAGAAGGAGGGATCGTACTCTGAGACACGCTCAGCACCCGCTCTTGCAGATTAAGGCGTGAAGGAGCTGAAGTTCAGTGTTCCCTTCTGACCATAGAGCATGTCGGACAAAGATGTGCTGCCGTTGCGCGCTTGTCTCGATCAGACAAGCGTCTTTTACGAAGGAGAGTCGAACTCACCCATGTCGTCTGTGATTGGGCCGCGCTCATTCAGCAAGTCGACAACTTCCTGACCGTCTCTTTGATCGACTCTGCCCATGTCATGATCCTGTTCGGCATGTGGTATTCCATACTCCGGAGGCCGCGTGTCGACTGGGAATGTCGAAGCCTGCGCCGGGCCGGGAATGGTATGCTCAGTGTTAATGCTAGAGGCATTTAGCGTCGCGTCTGCCGTTTGTGCGGAAGTGGTATTTGTCTACTCACGAGGTTAGCGCTGTCAATACGGACTCTCCCAATGGTCCCACTCATGACCGGCAACGTAGGCAGGGTAGTGGTGCAAATCATGGGTTGGAGGAGTGACTGGTGTGCTCGAAAGGGTGCTTGTAGAACCAGAGCTGAGGGAGGGACTGACAGTCTCAACCATCTTATCGCCTTCTACCTTCACTTCGCGATCCTTCAGCCTTCGCATCAAGGCCAGGAATTGACTGTTCTTGAATTTGTCCGACTGGTTGTGCTTGACTTTTTCCAATAGCTCCTCCGCCGTGGCTGCCAAtgcatcatcgtcattgATCTGGTTGATCTGGTCTTGTTGCTCTTCCATCGGCGCATGCATCGTGTCATACTCGATATCGGCGCCATGCATGCTTGCCATAGGATGCATCTCCTCGATGTCCAAGTCATGACCATCTTCCTTCAGTATGTTTGTGGCGGCTTCTTCCACTGCTGCCTCGAACTTCTCCGCCTCAAGCTCGTCCAACAGCTCCTGTGCACTCGGGGTCTGCTCCTGTTCCTGCTctgtcgcttctgcttcagctgcATCCGCCATCAGGTCGTCGTGTGCTTGGTCAAAGGCAGCGGCGAAGGCAGCTTCATCAAACTGCTCAGCTTGGACCGGGGCTTTGCCCTTGGACTGATACGTAGGCGCAACGTAGTTGGGTTGAGCAAATTGGCTTTGAAAACCAGTTAGACCGTATCGTGCCCGTTGCTGGAAGGCctgcggcgaaggcgaagagttCTGCTGTCGTGGGGCAGCCTGTGCGATGTGCTGCTGAAAGCCTTGAGCCCAATTTGCTGTACTTGGCTGAGTATTGAAGTTCTGCTGCTTGAGCGCATGTGGCTGCGATATGGACATGCGCTGAAAGTCGGACGCCCATGTTGGCACTTGTGAAGGCCCGCCAAAGTTCGCATGCTGTTGGAAAGCGACTTGGTCGTGCAGTGGCAACTCCACCCCAGCTTGGAATGCCTCGAATTCTGGATCAAGAAGGCGAGCATTCGGATTTGCAGAGCGGAAGCCTTGAGCCGGGTGGTTGCGTGCGGCGAGACGATCTTGCTGTAGCGTGCGGTCGACGTCCGTGTGCTGCTTGAAGCGCTGCAGGCCGTTTGAGGGCCCGCACTCTGCCGCTGCCATATCAGAGAGCTTCGTGATAGTAGGAACTATGGGGGAGAAGGAAAGAGAGGAGAGACGAGCATCGTGACGATTGTCTTGTGAGATTGATCACGGCTTGTCATCGGACGAAGGCAAGCACCTCGGGAAGTGAGAAGCAAAGGCCGAGGCGGGATGTTGTGCGGGTCGAGCGGCGCGTGTGCTTTGCTTCGCGGGTACTGACCACACTACGGACGCAATCAGGACTTTGCTGGTTCTGCGTGACTCTGCACTCAGTTTGTTCTAAGGTATCGTGTTGGAAAGACTATGTAAGGCGCTGCAGATTGTGACAATGGTTCATTCTTCTTTCATGTGCAAGCCGTGTGACTTCAGCAAGAGCGGAAGATCGTTACGCCGATGCCGATCGGTCAGGGACCCAAGGACATGTTTCCATGTCTCGTTGTGGGCTACTACAAACAACCACCGCGGCCTTTTCTCATACAGTAATCCTTGAACACGTCGTCCCCGACTGACAGCGTGGAAGCCACAGCAAAAATGGTACTGAGCGTCTGCATCCACAAAAAGGCACCACCAGCTGACAACAGTTGCAGACCCAAGTCATCTCCAATTCAGGCCACGATGATATGATAGTACGTGTCGCCTCGAACATGCACCTAAAAGCTCAGTTCAGTTGACGATCAATCTGATAGCATGACGCCGTACTCGACTACTATGGTAGACGCCTCGCGACGTGCTCCTCAGACAAAACGATCAAGATCTTCGAGATTGAGGGCGATCAGCACCGATTGACGGAAACCCTCAAGGGACATGAAGGAGCGGTTTGGGGAGTAGCTTGGGCACATCCGAAATTCGGCACAATCCTCGCCTCATGCTCATACGACGGTCGCATCTTGATCTGGCGCGAACAGAACAACCAGTGGCAGCGCATCTACGAGTTCACACACCACACCGCGTCAGTCAACCTCGTAGCCTGGTCACCTCCCGAGACCGGATGCCACCTCGCCGCAGCGAGCAGTGACGGCAATGTATCCGTTTTGACGTTCGAGAACAACGCCTTCACCCATACCATCTTCCCCGCACACGGTCTTGGTGTCAACTCGATTTCGTGGAGCCCAGCGATTCTCCCTGGCCAGCTTACCAGCGCTCAAGCGCCTGGCCAAAATCCTGCCCCAGTACGGAGGTTCGTCACAGGTGGCTCAGACAATCTCGTCAAGATCTGGTCATTCAATGCCACCACGCAGAGCTACGACAACATCACAACTCTGCAGGGACATCAAGATTGGGTCAGGGATGTGGCATGGTCACCTACACCTCTTTCCAAGTCGTACATTGCAAGCGCATCGCAAGACCACACTGTGCGCATATGGACGCTGCCTGCTGGCTCGGAGATCAGCGATCCAAACGCGTGGAAGAGCGAGGAGCTGAATCTGGATGTGGTGGTCTGGCGCGTGAGCTGGAGCATGGCGGGCAATGTGTTGGCTGTCTCCTGCGGTGACAACCGGGTGAGTCtgtggaaggagaagctgaagggCGGCTGGGAAGTTGTGAAGACTATTGAGGAGTAATGCGATACCTTCATACGGACCATCTCCAACAGTCATGGTATAATGCTGTGCGGAAATGTGACCACGAAGCAAAAGCGGAGGCAAAATGTCGCGACGAGACGAAATGGAAAATGCATGCGGCTCTGGGGACATTGTTCGATGAACTCGCGGCAGAGAAATTGAATGGGACAGCTTGCGGCGCGTGCACACAATGTGGCCGTGTTGACAGCCGTTCTCGATTGAGTCTGTCACAAGTCAGAGCCATCGCGGCGGAGCGCTCGGCATcgcgcaagcaagcaagcagggCCGTGGAGAGACAACGCCGTCATCCCAGCCATAAGCCCCTCTGAGCAGCAGGAGACACATGTAGGAAACATACCAACGATACAGTGCAACGCCGCAGTGCAGTAGCAGCACTATGCAAGCTCCCGAACAGTGCGTCTCTGTTTGCTCCTAGGACCAACTTCTGCAGACCCTTTGGTTTTAACGTTGTCGCAGCACCGCGCAGACCCTTGCAGATGCCCAAACACCACCATCTACCAGGACGTTCCCAGTAGATCGCGGAAGGCTTCAATCCCAACATCTTCTAAATCGCGACATTACCTAAACAACCAACACGCCTAGACCGGCGCCGTCGACGCGGAAACTCGCGTCAACCGCAGGGAGCACGCCATATAGGCATCGTGCTTTTCCGGCATCACGTTTCTTGTCACTTGGGTCCAGAAGGGTATATAGGCTGGTTCGCCACCTCGCCATTCAAGTCTTCGTTAAACCGGTCATCATCACAAATCAACAGGAATAAAATCTCGCACAGCTGCGAGAGCACATCACCAAAATGCGGACCTCAATGGTGTATCCCAACATCATCACATCACTCCCACCAGAGCCAGCACCACAAATACTCCCAGACCTGAGCCGACTCCGGATTCGCGACCGCGACCACGATGACGACAGGAGGTCGCGGCGACGATCACCATCCCGTCGGCGCTCACGCTCACGAAGGCGACACCGAGACGACGACTACGGCCACAGATCAGCTCGCACCACTCCGATGCACTCTCCACGCAAAGACGTCCGCTTCTTCGACGAAAGCCCTCCACCCCGAAGCCGGAAATCGGTTGTCCCGAGCCGACCAAAATCTTACTCTCGAGATGCGCCTCCGGTAGCAATCAGCGAGACTGCCAAAGATACTTCTCGAAGGCTGTACCATGAGCACAGACGACACCACGATCGGGGggagtcttcgtcttccaatAGCCTGTATGGAAACAGTCGTCCTGGAAGCCGCGCGACTAGCCGAGCAAATAGTCCCGTTGCTTCGAGGCGGCACGACCCTGTAGAGCGCGTCAGACAGAAGAGACCTGGATTGGACCACCGCGGATATAGTGCTGATGTAGTTCGACGCTCTGATTTGACTATGACGAGCAATGTTGCTactgctggcggtggtgctgATACTTTGAGCCCATCGGTGGCGGATCACATGCG from Cercospora beticola chromosome 1, complete sequence encodes:
- the LYS12 gene encoding homoisocitrate dehydrogenase is translated as MAAARTLRIGLIPGDGIGREVIPAGRRLLEALPTSLGLKFSFVDLDAGFETFKQTGVALPDKTVETLKEECDGALFGAVSSPTTPTKGYSSPIVALRKKLDLYANVRPVKSVTPTAAFPDPIDLVIVRENTEDLYVKEEKTYDGPNGKVAEAIKRISEHASSRIATMAGEIALRRQNIRDKTGNASGQKSMVTITHKSNVLSQTDGLFRSTARKALEQSKFASAGVAIDEQIVDSMVYKLFREPSTYDVIVAPNLYGDILSDGAAALVGSLGLVPSANVGDGFAIGEPCHGSAPDIQGKGIANPIATLRSVALMLEFLNEEEAAAKIYQAVDGNLADGKLLSPDMGGSAKTDEVLNDILRRL
- a CDS encoding uncharacterized protein (antiSMASH:Cluster_3), translated to MAAAECGPSNGLQRFKQHTDVDRTLQQDRLAARNHPAQGFRSANPNARLLDPEFEAFQAGVELPLHDQVAFQQHANFGGPSQVPTWASDFQRMSISQPHALKQQNFNTQPSTANWAQGFQQHIAQAAPRQQNSSPSPQAFQQRARYGLTGFQSQFAQPNYVAPTYQSKGKAPVQAEQFDEAAFAAAFDQAHDDLMADAAEAEATEQEQEQTPSAQELLDELEAEKFEAAVEEAATNILKEDGHDLDIEEMHPMASMHGADIEYDTMHAPMEEQQDQINQINDDDALAATAEELLEKVKHNQSDKFKNSQFLALMRRLKDREVKVEGDKMVETTNTTSAQTADATLNASSINTEHTIPGPAQASTFPVDTRPPEYGIPHAEQDHDMGRVDQRDGQEVVDLLNERGPITDDMDSEYMMTSALYQP
- a CDS encoding uncharacterized protein (antiSMASH:Cluster_3~SMCOG1173:WD-40 repeat-containing protein); the protein is MTQVISNSGHDDMIHDAVLDYYGRRLATCSSDKTIKIFEIEGDQHRLTETLKGHEGAVWGVAWAHPKFGTILASCSYDGRILIWREQNNQWQRIYEFTHHTASVNLVAWSPPETGCHLAAASSDGNVSVLTFENNAFTHTIFPAHGLGVNSISWSPAILPGQLTSAQAPGQNPAPVRRFVTGGSDNLVKIWSFNATTQSYDNITTLQGHQDWVRDVAWSPTPLSKSYIASASQDHTVRIWTLPAGSEISDPNAWKSEELNLDVVVWRVSWSMAGNVLAVSCGDNRVSLWKEKLKGGWEVVKTIEE